A single Brevundimonas sp. M20 DNA region contains:
- a CDS encoding DUF4350 domain-containing protein translates to MRRSSPKAFALILSALLLAAPVAAQEQMGDPSFRPTVARPAYAGEGPLIQLDAAHDSVQTLDGRYAGFAALVRADGYRIRAGERKLDAPGALDGVDVLVISNAVRPADGSSPDAFTPGEIAALDAWVRAGGSLLLAADHAPYGSANETLGRALGVEMGKGYAFVLTPGGPLTNLDYPAEALGEHPITGGRDQGERVRHVRTFTGQSLRGAEGATVLLAMSADAREAADLPTLREIDRRLEAGQASDVVLAELSRPALPAQGLAFEHGRGRVVVLGEAGMLTAQVVRFPADSGREDVVFGLQTPGHDDQQFALNLLHWLSRIEGLR, encoded by the coding sequence ATGAGACGGTCCAGCCCCAAGGCGTTCGCCCTGATCCTGTCCGCCCTGCTGCTGGCCGCGCCTGTCGCGGCGCAGGAGCAGATGGGCGATCCGTCCTTCCGTCCGACCGTGGCGCGTCCCGCCTATGCGGGCGAGGGGCCGCTGATCCAGCTGGATGCGGCGCATGACAGCGTGCAGACCCTGGACGGACGTTATGCGGGTTTCGCGGCTCTGGTGCGCGCGGACGGCTATCGCATCCGGGCGGGCGAGCGGAAGCTGGACGCGCCCGGCGCGCTGGACGGCGTCGATGTGCTGGTCATCTCCAACGCGGTCCGCCCCGCCGACGGCAGCAGCCCGGACGCCTTCACGCCGGGCGAGATCGCCGCGCTGGACGCCTGGGTGCGGGCGGGGGGATCGCTTCTGCTGGCGGCCGACCACGCGCCCTACGGCAGCGCCAATGAGACGCTGGGGCGGGCGCTGGGCGTCGAGATGGGCAAGGGCTACGCCTTCGTCCTGACGCCCGGAGGGCCGCTGACCAATCTGGACTATCCGGCCGAGGCCTTGGGCGAGCATCCGATCACGGGCGGACGGGACCAGGGGGAGCGCGTTCGTCATGTCCGCACCTTCACCGGCCAGTCGCTGCGCGGGGCGGAGGGCGCGACCGTGCTGTTGGCGATGAGCGCGGATGCGCGCGAGGCAGCGGACCTGCCGACCCTGCGGGAGATCGACCGGCGGCTGGAGGCCGGGCAGGCGTCCGACGTCGTGCTGGCCGAGCTGTCGCGGCCCGCGCTGCCGGCGCAGGGACTGGCGTTCGAGCACGGACGGGGCCGGGTGGTGGTGCTGGGCGAGGCCGGGATGCTGACGGCGCAGGTCGTCCGTTTCCCCGCCGATTCCGGGCGCGAGGATGTCGTTTTCGGTCTACAGACCCCCGGCCATGACGATCAGCAGTTCGCCTTGAACCTGCTGCACTGGCTGAGCCGCATTGAGGGACTGAGATGA
- a CDS encoding LysR family transcriptional regulator, which translates to MSSRWDGIDEFTAVAEQASFSAAAKRLGLSTSAVSREIAKLEDRLQTRLLNRTTRRVELTDAGRDFLDRCRRLIDERDEALAAVQPDDSAPRGLLRMTCSVSYGERFVAPAVNSFARAHPELSIELDLDNRLRDLVGDGYDLAVRFGHLTDSRLIARKLASRRLILCASPDYLARRGAPRALSELSAHDLLTGSSEHWRFTEGGRETSFRPQGRWRCNSGAAVLDAAMQGLGLCQLPDFYVSGPLASGALVALLPDHRPPDEGVWAVYPHRRHAPPKVRLMIDHLRESLATSTTLPEAMP; encoded by the coding sequence ATGAGCAGTCGCTGGGACGGGATCGACGAATTCACCGCCGTAGCGGAGCAGGCCAGCTTCTCGGCCGCCGCCAAACGCCTCGGCCTGTCCACCTCCGCCGTCAGCCGCGAGATAGCAAAGCTGGAGGACCGGCTCCAGACCCGGCTGCTGAACCGCACCACCCGTCGGGTCGAACTGACCGACGCCGGGCGCGACTTCCTCGACCGCTGCCGCCGCCTGATCGATGAGCGGGACGAGGCCCTCGCCGCTGTCCAGCCTGACGACAGCGCCCCGCGCGGCCTGTTGCGGATGACCTGTTCGGTCTCCTACGGCGAACGGTTCGTGGCCCCCGCCGTCAACAGCTTCGCCCGCGCCCATCCGGAGCTGTCCATTGAACTGGACCTGGACAACCGCCTGCGGGACCTCGTCGGCGACGGCTACGATCTGGCGGTGCGCTTCGGCCACCTGACGGATTCCCGCCTGATCGCGCGCAAGCTGGCCTCCCGCCGCCTGATCCTCTGCGCCAGCCCGGACTACCTCGCCCGCCGTGGCGCGCCCCGAGCCCTGTCGGAACTCTCCGCCCACGATCTGCTGACCGGCTCGTCCGAACACTGGCGCTTCACCGAAGGCGGCCGCGAGACCAGCTTCCGTCCGCAGGGCCGCTGGCGCTGCAATTCCGGCGCGGCGGTTCTGGACGCCGCCATGCAGGGCCTCGGCCTGTGCCAGCTACCGGATTTCTATGTCTCCGGACCACTCGCTTCCGGTGCCCTCGTCGCCCTGCTGCCCGATCACCGCCCACCCGACGAAGGCGTTTGGGCCGTCTATCCCCACCGCCGTCACGCCCCGCCTAAGGTCCGCTTGATGATCGACCATCTTCGGGAAAGTCTGGCGACCTCGACCACCCTGCCCGAGGCCATGCCATGA
- a CDS encoding VOC family protein, producing MFTHITVGANDIEASRKFYDAALGALGIEPGQPDGMGRVWWRTARGSFAITKPIDGDPACHANGGTIGFGARDAEAVKAFHDAGVEAGGTSIEDPPGERKGPFGALYLSYLRDPSGNKICALHRPK from the coding sequence CTGTTCACACACATCACCGTCGGCGCGAACGACATCGAGGCGTCGCGGAAATTCTATGACGCGGCGCTGGGCGCGTTGGGGATTGAGCCGGGCCAGCCGGACGGCATGGGCCGCGTCTGGTGGCGCACCGCGCGCGGCTCGTTCGCGATCACCAAACCTATCGACGGCGACCCGGCCTGCCACGCCAACGGCGGCACCATCGGCTTCGGCGCGCGTGATGCGGAGGCTGTGAAGGCCTTCCACGACGCCGGCGTCGAGGCGGGCGGCACGTCGATCGAGGATCCGCCCGGCGAGCGCAAGGGCCCGTTCGGCGCGCTGTATCTGTCCTATCTGCGCGATCCGTCGGGCAACAAGATCTGCGCCCTGCACCGGCCGAAGTAA
- a CDS encoding superoxide dismutase, producing MAFTLPPLPYAYDALEPAIDKETMTFHHDKHHQTYVDNLNKAVDADASLQGKSLEELFATMSKLPKAVRNNGGGHWNHSLFWELLAPQGQTGEPSAELAAKIDAELGGLDKFKADFDAAGAGQFGSGWAWLILQDGKLKVTSTPNQDNPLMDVADEKGAVLLAADVWEHAYYLKYQNRRVDYLKAFWSVVNWNKVNELYEAAK from the coding sequence ATGGCCTTCACCCTTCCGCCCCTTCCGTACGCCTATGACGCCCTGGAGCCGGCCATCGACAAGGAGACGATGACCTTCCACCACGACAAGCATCACCAGACCTACGTCGATAACCTGAACAAGGCCGTCGACGCAGACGCCTCGCTGCAGGGCAAGTCGCTGGAGGAGCTGTTCGCGACCATGTCGAAGCTGCCGAAGGCCGTGCGCAACAACGGCGGCGGTCACTGGAACCACAGCCTGTTCTGGGAACTGCTGGCGCCGCAGGGCCAGACGGGTGAGCCGTCGGCTGAACTGGCCGCGAAGATCGACGCCGAACTGGGCGGTCTGGACAAGTTCAAGGCGGACTTCGACGCCGCCGGCGCCGGTCAGTTCGGCTCGGGCTGGGCCTGGCTGATCCTTCAGGACGGCAAGCTGAAGGTCACCTCGACCCCGAACCAGGACAACCCGCTGATGGACGTGGCCGATGAGAAGGGCGCCGTCCTCTTGGCCGCCGACGTGTGGGAACACGCCTATTACCTGAAGTACCAGAACCGCCGCGTCGACTACCTGAAAGCCTTCTGGTCGGTGGTGAACTGGAACAAGGTCAACGAGCTGTACGAAGCCGCCAAGTAA
- the fghA gene encoding S-formylglutathione hydrolase produces the protein MEVTKTHTVHGGTLRYLKHDSAVTGTPMTLSVFVPGGEGPFPVLIWLSGLTCTEDNFTTKAGAYQAAAEHGVIIVAPDTSPRGEGVADDPAYDLGQGAGFYVDATQAPWAPHFRMESYVTGELIDLIDREFPTTKVCSISGHSMGGHGALTLALRHPDLFRSVSAFAPISSPTRCPWGEKAFTAYLGEDRADWANHDAALLIENGAAKGRYDDILVDQGDADSFLVEQLKPELLIAAGEASGQKVTVRMQPGYDHSYFFMASFIADHVAFHAARLKA, from the coding sequence ATGGAAGTCACGAAGACCCACACCGTCCACGGCGGCACGCTGCGCTATCTGAAGCACGACAGCGCGGTGACCGGCACGCCGATGACCCTGTCGGTTTTCGTCCCCGGCGGCGAGGGGCCGTTCCCGGTGCTGATCTGGCTGTCGGGTCTGACCTGCACCGAGGACAATTTCACCACCAAGGCCGGGGCCTATCAGGCGGCCGCCGAGCACGGGGTGATTATCGTCGCCCCTGACACCTCGCCACGGGGAGAGGGCGTCGCCGATGATCCAGCCTATGACCTCGGTCAGGGGGCGGGCTTCTATGTCGATGCGACGCAGGCGCCGTGGGCGCCGCATTTCCGCATGGAAAGCTATGTCACCGGCGAGCTGATCGATCTGATCGACCGCGAGTTCCCGACCACCAAGGTCTGCTCCATCTCGGGCCATTCGATGGGCGGGCACGGGGCGCTGACGCTGGCGTTGCGCCATCCGGACCTGTTCCGTTCGGTCTCGGCCTTTGCGCCGATCAGTTCGCCGACGCGCTGCCCGTGGGGCGAGAAGGCCTTCACCGCCTATCTGGGCGAGGACCGGGCCGACTGGGCGAACCACGACGCGGCCCTGCTGATCGAGAACGGCGCGGCCAAGGGGCGCTATGACGACATTCTGGTTGATCAGGGCGACGCCGACAGCTTCCTGGTCGAGCAGCTGAAGCCTGAACTGCTGATCGCGGCCGGCGAGGCGAGCGGTCAGAAGGTCACGGTGCGGATGCAGCCGGGCTACGACCACTCCTACTTCTTCATGGCCAGCTTCATCGCCGACCATGTGGCCTTCCATGCGGCGCGGTTGAAGGCGTAG
- a CDS encoding beta-xylosidase translates to MRDWAKRAGRAAAAMAVCGALLSWGAAVAQTRTIVADASAESRPRDRMADFSIGADYPGVTGREDALAQLQIAREELGFRYIRFHAIFHDDMGVYREVDGQPVYDFSKIDVLYDRFLAMGIKPFVELGFTPHDMRTSDQTIFYWKGNTSHPQPEKWDALVDAFVRHLIQRYGAEEVRTWFFEVWNEPNLDGFWERADQAAYFDLYVRTAKVIKAIDPALPVGGPSTAGAAWVPELLAYARAHDAPVDFVTTHTYGVAGGFLDENGEGDNKLLPNEDAIIGDVRRVREQIEASATPGLPLYFTEWSTSYNPRDPVHDSHLSASYILSRLKPVEGVVQGMSYWTYSDLFEEPGPQTRPFDGGFGLMSPQGVRKPSWFAYKYLARLGDRELANTDAQSVVALNDGALQVLAWHYEAPNQTVSNRPYFRAVQPDRELAPLVIEARGLTPGAHRVQIRRVGFRSNDAYTAYLEMGRPETLTPEQLAHLQGLTRDEPETRVVSVGPDGQARLELPMRAYDVVLVEFSQESR, encoded by the coding sequence ATGAGGGATTGGGCGAAGCGCGCGGGGCGTGCGGCGGCGGCGATGGCCGTGTGCGGGGCTCTGCTGTCGTGGGGCGCGGCGGTCGCGCAGACCCGGACCATTGTGGCGGACGCTTCCGCCGAGAGCCGTCCGCGTGACCGGATGGCGGACTTCTCCATCGGCGCCGACTATCCGGGGGTGACGGGGCGCGAGGATGCGCTGGCCCAGCTGCAGATCGCCCGCGAGGAACTGGGTTTCCGCTACATCCGCTTCCACGCCATCTTCCATGACGACATGGGCGTCTATCGCGAGGTGGACGGTCAGCCGGTCTATGACTTCAGCAAGATCGACGTCCTGTACGACCGGTTCCTGGCCATGGGGATCAAGCCGTTCGTCGAACTGGGCTTCACGCCGCACGACATGCGGACCTCTGACCAGACAATCTTTTACTGGAAGGGCAACACCTCCCATCCGCAGCCCGAGAAATGGGACGCGCTGGTGGACGCCTTCGTGCGGCATCTGATCCAGCGCTACGGCGCCGAGGAGGTGCGGACCTGGTTCTTCGAGGTATGGAACGAGCCCAATCTGGACGGCTTCTGGGAGCGGGCGGATCAGGCAGCCTATTTCGACCTCTATGTGCGCACGGCCAAGGTCATCAAGGCGATCGACCCGGCCCTGCCGGTCGGCGGGCCATCCACAGCGGGCGCGGCCTGGGTGCCGGAACTGCTGGCCTATGCGCGGGCGCATGACGCCCCGGTCGATTTCGTGACGACCCACACCTATGGCGTGGCGGGCGGCTTCCTGGATGAGAACGGGGAAGGGGACAACAAGCTGCTGCCCAACGAGGACGCGATCATCGGCGACGTCCGGCGGGTGCGCGAGCAGATCGAGGCCTCGGCGACGCCGGGCCTGCCGCTGTACTTCACCGAATGGAGCACCAGCTACAACCCGCGTGATCCGGTGCACGACAGCCATCTGAGCGCCTCCTACATCCTGAGCCGCCTGAAGCCGGTCGAGGGTGTGGTGCAGGGCATGAGCTACTGGACCTATTCCGACCTGTTCGAGGAGCCGGGTCCGCAGACGCGCCCGTTCGACGGAGGGTTCGGACTGATGAGCCCGCAGGGCGTCCGCAAGCCGTCGTGGTTCGCCTACAAATACCTTGCCCGACTGGGCGACCGGGAGCTGGCGAACACCGACGCGCAGAGTGTGGTGGCGCTGAACGACGGGGCTTTGCAGGTGCTGGCCTGGCATTATGAAGCGCCGAACCAGACGGTGAGCAACCGGCCGTACTTCCGCGCGGTGCAGCCCGACCGTGAACTGGCGCCGCTGGTCATCGAGGCTCGGGGGCTGACACCGGGTGCGCATCGGGTGCAGATTCGCCGGGTCGGATTCCGCAGCAACGATGCCTACACCGCCTATCTGGAGATGGGGCGTCCCGAGACGCTGACCCCGGAGCAACTGGCGCATTTGCAGGGGCTGACGCGGGACGAGCCGGAGACCCGGGTCGTGTCGGTCGGCCCGGATGGGCAAGCCCGGCTCGAACTGCCGATGCGCGCCTATGACGTGGTTCTGGTGGAATTCTCGCAGGAGTCGCGTTGA
- a CDS encoding EAL domain-containing protein: MRVLTCLTEDHNLLLVALAAVICVVGSVVLNRLFDKNRRSSAKARLPWLFLGAMAGGATIWCTHFVAMLAYRPGVEVAYAPVLTGLSLLVAMFACALAIGVGSLRGRYAAASGGVLFGLGVTAMHYTGMSAFTAEALVIWHPAYVVASIVAAVVGGAAAFHIATDDRRWMRPVVAPLLLVLTIVALHFTGMGALTVLPLAPSADATLLTEAEALLAASVAAIGFLILGTAVASYALEAQTERQSQDRLSGLIEGSVDGMVVVADGKVRLANHAFTELCGVQEGQTVDTDIGEWIEDVASLQPGLLMQSRVRARDGAPVPVEIAVREEMAGANTTPVQIFAVRDLRSRIAQERRIAHLARNDSLTGLPNRTSFLEKLERLAATDSGFALLAIDLDRFKEVNDLYGHAVGDRLLLHVADHMKAATREGEFVARLGGDEFVALIPIRERMDAHAAAERLRQAILTPLEAEHAELQCGASVGIALWPDDATEASVLINDADLAMYRAKSSLTTDICFYEGAMDEAVRHRRRITLGLRDALENDRFELHYQLQASVETGDVTGFEALLRWKQADGTYISPADFIPLAEETGLILPIGEWVLRQACSEAASWDRPHRIAVNLSPVQLSHVDLPRLVHQILIETGLSPNRLELEITETAMISDMERTTHILRQLKLLGVSVAMDDFGTGYSSLSTLRAFPFDKIKLDRTFMSELDGGPQSKAIIRAVLALGESLDIPILAEGVETQEQLVFLREQGCDEVQGYLLGRPSRDAARDMGALTAETHVA, translated from the coding sequence ATGCGCGTTCTGACTTGCCTGACCGAGGATCATAACCTGCTCCTCGTGGCCCTCGCGGCCGTGATATGCGTCGTTGGCTCTGTTGTTCTCAACCGCCTGTTCGACAAGAACCGTCGCAGCTCCGCCAAGGCGCGGCTGCCGTGGCTGTTTCTCGGCGCCATGGCGGGCGGGGCGACGATCTGGTGCACCCATTTCGTCGCCATGCTGGCTTACCGCCCCGGCGTGGAGGTGGCCTACGCCCCTGTCCTGACCGGCCTGTCCCTGCTGGTGGCGATGTTCGCCTGCGCTCTGGCGATCGGTGTCGGATCGCTGCGCGGTCGATACGCCGCTGCGTCAGGAGGGGTGTTGTTCGGGCTGGGCGTGACGGCCATGCACTATACCGGCATGTCGGCCTTCACCGCGGAAGCGCTGGTGATCTGGCATCCAGCCTATGTCGTGGCTTCGATCGTCGCCGCCGTGGTCGGGGGCGCCGCCGCCTTCCATATCGCGACCGATGACCGGCGCTGGATGCGCCCGGTCGTGGCGCCGTTGCTGCTGGTTCTGACCATCGTCGCCCTGCACTTCACCGGCATGGGGGCCCTGACGGTTCTGCCGCTGGCGCCGAGCGCGGATGCGACGCTGCTGACCGAGGCTGAAGCCCTGCTGGCCGCGAGCGTGGCTGCGATCGGCTTCCTTATCCTGGGTACGGCTGTCGCCAGCTATGCGCTGGAGGCGCAAACCGAACGTCAGTCGCAGGATCGTCTGAGCGGCCTGATCGAGGGTAGCGTGGACGGCATGGTGGTCGTCGCGGACGGCAAGGTTCGTCTGGCCAACCACGCGTTCACCGAGCTTTGCGGCGTGCAGGAAGGCCAGACCGTCGATACCGACATCGGCGAGTGGATCGAGGATGTCGCGTCACTCCAGCCGGGTCTGCTGATGCAGAGCCGCGTCAGGGCGCGGGACGGCGCGCCCGTACCGGTCGAGATCGCCGTGCGCGAAGAGATGGCTGGCGCGAACACTACGCCGGTGCAGATCTTCGCCGTGCGCGATCTGCGCTCGCGTATCGCGCAGGAACGCCGCATCGCGCATCTGGCGCGCAACGACAGCCTGACAGGCCTGCCCAACCGCACCTCCTTCCTTGAGAAGCTGGAGCGACTGGCGGCGACCGACAGCGGCTTCGCCCTGCTGGCAATCGATCTGGACCGCTTCAAGGAGGTCAATGATCTCTACGGTCACGCCGTGGGTGATCGACTGCTGTTGCATGTGGCCGACCACATGAAGGCCGCCACCCGCGAAGGCGAGTTCGTGGCGCGACTGGGCGGTGACGAGTTCGTGGCCCTGATCCCGATCCGCGAGCGGATGGACGCCCACGCCGCCGCCGAGCGCCTGCGTCAGGCGATCCTGACGCCGCTGGAGGCGGAACACGCGGAGCTGCAATGCGGCGCCTCGGTCGGCATCGCCTTGTGGCCGGATGATGCGACCGAAGCCTCGGTGCTGATCAACGACGCCGATCTGGCGATGTATCGGGCCAAGAGCTCGCTGACGACGGACATCTGCTTCTATGAAGGCGCGATGGATGAGGCGGTGCGCCATCGTCGCCGGATCACTTTGGGCCTGCGCGATGCGCTTGAGAACGATCGCTTCGAGTTGCACTATCAACTGCAGGCGTCGGTCGAGACGGGCGATGTGACCGGCTTTGAAGCCCTGCTTCGCTGGAAGCAGGCGGACGGGACCTACATTTCGCCGGCCGACTTCATCCCGCTGGCGGAAGAGACAGGTCTGATCCTGCCGATCGGCGAGTGGGTGCTGCGTCAGGCCTGTTCGGAGGCGGCCAGCTGGGACAGGCCGCACCGCATCGCGGTGAACCTGTCGCCGGTCCAGCTGTCGCACGTCGACCTGCCGCGCCTGGTGCACCAGATCCTGATCGAGACGGGGCTGTCTCCGAACCGGCTGGAGCTGGAAATCACCGAGACGGCGATGATCTCGGACATGGAGCGGACCACCCACATTCTGCGCCAGCTGAAACTGCTGGGCGTGTCGGTGGCGATGGATGACTTCGGCACGGGCTATTCGTCGCTGTCGACCCTGCGGGCCTTCCCGTTCGACAAGATCAAGCTGGACCGGACCTTCATGTCCGAGCTGGACGGCGGGCCTCAATCCAAGGCCATCATCCGCGCCGTGCTGGCGCTGGGCGAAAGCCTGGACATCCCGATCCTCGCCGAAGGCGTGGAGACGCAGGAGCAACTGGTCTTCCTGCGCGAGCAGGGCTGTGACGAGGTGCAGGGCTACCTCCTGGGCCGCCCCAGCCGTGATGCGGCCCGGGATATGGGCGCGCTGACGGCGGAGACACACGTGGCCTGA
- a CDS encoding S-(hydroxymethyl)glutathione dehydrogenase/class III alcohol dehydrogenase — protein sequence MKTRAAVAFEAKRPLEIVEVDLEGPRAGEVLVEIKATGICHTDAYTLDGLDSEGIFPSILGHEGAGVVVEVGPGVTSVEVGDHVIPLYTPECRQCKSCLSRKTNLCTSIRGTQGKGLMPDGTSRFSYKGQSIAHYMGCSTFSNYTVLPEIALAKIRKDAPFDKACYVGCGVTTGVGAVVNSAKVEPGANAVVFGLGGIGLNVIQGLKMVGADMIIGVDINGDKEEWGRRFGMTHFVNPKTVSDVVAHLVELTGGGADYTFDCTGNTVVMRQALEACHRGWGESIIIGVAEAGKEIATRPFQLVTGRVWKGSAFGGARGRTDTPKIVDWYMDGKIEIDPMITHTFGLEDINKAFDLMHEGKSIRSVVVF from the coding sequence ATGAAAACCCGCGCCGCCGTCGCCTTCGAGGCCAAACGTCCGCTTGAGATCGTCGAGGTCGATCTGGAAGGCCCGCGCGCCGGTGAGGTGCTGGTCGAGATCAAGGCCACGGGCATCTGCCACACCGACGCCTATACGCTGGACGGTCTGGACTCGGAGGGCATCTTCCCGAGCATTCTCGGCCACGAGGGCGCGGGCGTGGTGGTCGAGGTCGGCCCGGGCGTGACCTCGGTCGAGGTCGGCGATCACGTGATCCCGCTGTACACGCCGGAATGCCGCCAGTGTAAGTCGTGCCTGAGCCGCAAGACCAATCTGTGCACCTCGATCCGGGGCACGCAGGGCAAGGGCCTGATGCCCGACGGCACCTCGCGCTTCAGCTACAAGGGGCAGTCCATCGCCCACTACATGGGCTGCTCGACCTTCTCGAACTACACCGTCCTGCCCGAGATCGCCCTGGCGAAGATCCGCAAGGACGCGCCGTTCGACAAGGCCTGCTACGTCGGCTGCGGCGTGACCACGGGCGTCGGCGCGGTGGTCAACTCGGCCAAGGTCGAACCGGGCGCCAATGCGGTCGTCTTCGGTCTGGGCGGCATTGGCCTGAACGTCATCCAGGGCCTGAAGATGGTCGGCGCCGACATGATCATCGGCGTGGACATCAACGGCGACAAGGAAGAGTGGGGCCGTCGCTTCGGCATGACCCACTTCGTCAACCCGAAGACCGTGTCGGATGTGGTCGCCCATCTGGTCGAGCTGACCGGCGGCGGCGCGGACTACACCTTCGACTGCACCGGCAACACCGTTGTCATGCGTCAGGCGCTGGAAGCCTGCCACCGCGGCTGGGGCGAGAGCATCATCATCGGCGTGGCCGAGGCGGGCAAGGAGATCGCCACCCGCCCGTTCCAGCTGGTCACCGGCCGCGTCTGGAAGGGCTCGGCCTTCGGCGGCGCGCGCGGCCGCACCGACACGCCGAAGATCGTCGACTGGTACATGGACGGCAAGATCGAGATCGACCCGATGATCACCCACACCTTCGGTCTGGAAGACATCAACAAGGCCTTCGACCTGATGCATGAAGGCAAGAGCATCCGGTCGGTGGTGGTGTTCTGA